The Humulus lupulus chromosome 3, drHumLupu1.1, whole genome shotgun sequence genome window below encodes:
- the LOC133821696 gene encoding protein VAPYRIN-like — MNRLISLEPSNLVAIRIEPGQKCYGQITLRNVMYTMPVAFRFQPLIKTRYSVKPQSGIIPPLEKITVEIVYHLTPGSTLPEYFPYSNDSFLLHSVVVPGATTRDYSTTYDAVPSDWFTTKKKQVFTDSGVKIMFVGSSVLARLVADGSMDEIRDVLEKSDPSWRAADSVDYEGQSLLHSAISQSRADLVQLILEFDPDVEAPSRSGCSPIEAAADSGEALIVELLLARKASTNRSENSTWGPIHLAARGGHIDVLRLLILKGANVDALTKDGNTALHLAVEEQRRDCVRLLLANGAMPDIRDTFDGDAPLHIAAVLGDEYLVKLLLQKGANKYVRNRAGRTAYDVAAENGHAKLFDALRLGDNLCTAARKGEVRTMVRLIEHGAAINGRDQHGWTALHRACFKGRVEAVRALLEKGVDVDAKDEDGYTALHCAAESGHADVIELVVKKGGADVEARTNKGVTALQIAESLGYSGITRLLIHGGATRDHKNNTKNNYNDDDISQKMIVSMEGDQELKKKKSRIRGRAVRGSFDRSKALVMV; from the coding sequence ATGAATAGGTTGATAAGCTTAGAACCATCCAATCTAGTGGCCATAAGAATAGAGCCAGGGCAAAAATGCTACGGCCAAATCACGCTGCGCAACGTCATGTACACCATGCCGGTGGCCTTTAGGTTTCAACCACTCATCAAAACCCGTTACTCGGTCAAACCACAGTCGGGGATCATACCACCGCTCGAGAAAATAACGGTTGAGATCGTTTACCACCTCACTCCGGGTTCTACTCTCCCGGAGTATTTTCCTTACTCGAACGATTCTTTCCTCTTGCACAGCGTCGTGGTCCCTGGAGCAACAACTAGAGACTACTCCACCACATACGATGCCGTTCCGAGCGATTGGTTCACCACGAAGAAGAAGCAAGTGTTCACGGATAGTGGTGTTAAGATCATGTTCGTCGGATCATCGGTGCTGGCTCGGCTCGTAGCCGACGGTTCCATGGATGAAATCAGAGATGTTCTTGAGAAGAGTGACCCTTCTTGGAGGGCTGCCGACTCGGTTGACTACGAGGGACAGAGTTTACTTCACTCGGCAATCTCTCAAAGCCGAGCTGATCTCGTTCAGCTCATTCTCGAGTTCGATCCTGATGTCGAGGCTCCGAGCCGGTCCGGGTGTAGCCCGATTGAGGCTGCGGCGGATTCTGGCGAGGCCTTGATTGTTGAGCTTTTGCTGGCTAGGAAAGCGAGCACGAACAGGTCGGAGAATTCGACTTGGGGTCCGATCCATTTGGCCGCCAGAGGCGGCCATATAGACGTTTTGAGGCTTTTGATACTAAAAGGTGCTAACGTCGATGCCCTAACGAAGGACGGTAACACCGCTTTACACCTCGCCGTTGAGGAGCAAAGGCGGGACTGTGTGAGGCTTTTGCTTGCAAATGGCGCCATGCCGGATATCCGTGACACTTTCGATGGTGATGCGCCGCTGCATATTGCGGCGGTCCTCGGGGACGAGTATTTAGTGAAGCTCTTGCTCCAGAAAGGTGCAAACAAGTACGTCAGGAACCGCGCCGGCCGAACAGCCTACGATGTCGCGGCTGAGAACGGCCATGCTAAGCTCTTTGATGCTCTCCGGCTCGGGGATAACCTCTGCACCGCCGCGAGAAAAGGAGAGGTTAGGACGATGGTGAGACTTATCGAGCACGGCGCGGCGATCAACGGACGAGACCAACATGGGTGGACGGCTCTCCACCGGGCTTGTTTCAAGGGACGCGTGGAGGCCGTTCGAGCTTTGCTCGAGAAGGGAGTTGATGTTGATGCTAAGGACGAAGACGGGTACACGGCGCTGCACTGCGCGGCGGAGTCGGGCCATGCCGACGTGATAGAGTTGGTGGTGAAGAAAGGCGGCGCGGACGTGGAGGCTCGGACGAATAAGGGTGTGACTGCGCTGCAGATTGCCGAGTCGTTGGGTTATAGTGGGATCACTAGGCTACTCATTCATGGTGGTGCTACAAGAGATCATAAAAATAATACTAAGAATAATTATAATGATGATGATATTTCACAAAAGATGATTGTTTCAATGGAGGGAGATCAagagttgaagaagaagaaaagcagGATTCGAGGAAGAGCAGTTCGTGGTAGCTTTGACAGGTCTAAGGCTTTGGTCATGGTTTAA
- the LOC133824658 gene encoding protein SRC1 has translation MSGIMNKISETLHMGGGHKPEDQHKGEHKGEHHGEHKPEHYGDHKPEHHGEHKGEHKEGVLEKIKDKIHGEGGHEDKGEKKKKKKEKKKDGHGHGHDSSSSDSD, from the coding sequence ATGTCTGGAATCATGAACAAGATCAGTGAAACCCTCCACATGGGAGGAGGCCACAAGCCTGAGGATCAGCACAAGGGCGAGCACAAGGGCGAACACCACGGCGAGCACAAGCCGGAGCACTACGGCGACCACAAGCCGGAGCACCACGGCGAGCACAAAGGCGAGCACAAGGAAGGAGTGTTGGAGAAGATCAAGGACAAGATCCACGGTGAAGGAGGCCACGAAGACAAGggcgagaagaagaagaagaagaaggagaagaagaaagacggTCACGGCCATGGCCATGACAGCAGCAGCAGCGACAGCGATTAG